In Chlorocebus sabaeus isolate Y175 chromosome 11, mChlSab1.0.hap1, whole genome shotgun sequence, one DNA window encodes the following:
- the GPR84 gene encoding G-protein coupled receptor 84, translating into MWKTSDANFSCYHESVLGYRYVAVSWGVVVAVTGTVGNVLTLLALVIQRKLRTRFNLLIANLTLADLLYCTVLQPFSVDTYLHLHWRTGATFCRVFGLLLFASNSVSILTLCLIALGRYLLIAHPKLFPKVFSAKGIVLALVSTWVVGVASFAPLWPIYILVPVVCTCSFDRIRGRPYTTILMGIYFVLGLSSVGIFYCLIHRQVKRAAQALDQYKLRQASIHSNHVAGTDEAMPGRFQELDSRLASGGPSEGISSESVNAATTQTLEGDSSEVGDQINSKRPKQMAEKSPPEAPAKAQPIKGARRAPDSSSEFGKVTQMCFAVFLCFALSYVPFLLLNILDARVQAPRVVHMLAANLTWLNGCINPVLYAAMNRQFRQAYASVLKRGPWSFRRLH; encoded by the coding sequence ATGTGGAAAACCTCTGATGCCAACTTCTCCTGCTACCATGAGTCTGTGCTGGGCTATCGTTATGTTGCAGTTAGCTGGGGGGTGGTGGTGGCTGTGACAGGCACCGTGGGCAACGTGCTCACCCTACTGGCCTTGGTCATCCAGCGCAAGCTCCGTACCCGATTCAACCTGCTCATAGCCAACCTCACACTGGCTGATCTCCTCTACTGCACAGTCCTTCAGCCCTTCTCTGTGGACACCTACCTCCACCTGCACTGGCGCACCGGTGCCACCTTCTGTAGGGTATTTGGGCTCCTCCTTTTTGCCTCCAATTCTGTCTCCATCTTGACCCTCTGCCTCATCGCTCTGGGACGCTACCTCCTCATTGCCCACCCTAAGCTTTTTCCCAAAGTTTTCAGTGCCAAGGGGATAGTGCTGGCACTGGTGAGCACCTGGGTTGTGGGTGTGGCCAGCTTTGCCCCCCTCTGGCCTATTTATATCCTGGTACCTGTAGTCTGCACCTGCAGCTTTGACCGCATCCGAGGCCGGCCTTATACCACCATCCTCATGGGCATCTACTTTGTGCTTGGACTCAGCAGTGTTGGCATCTTCTATTGCCTCATCCACCGCCAGGTCAAACGAGCAGCACAGGCACTGGACCAATACAAGTTGCGACAGGCAAGCATCCACTCCAACCATGTGGCTGGGACTGATGAGGCCATGCCTGGTCGTTTCCAGGAGCTGGACAGCAGGTTAGCATCAGGAGGACCCAGTGAGGGGATTTCATCTGAGTCAGTCAATGCTGCCACCACCCAGACCCTGGAAGGGGACTCATCAGAAGTGGGAGACCAGATCAACAGCAAGAGACCTAAGCAGATGGCAGAGAAAAGCCCTCCAGAAGCACCTGCCAAAGCCCAGCCAATTAAAGGAGCCCGAAGAGCTCCGGATTCTTCATCGGAATTTGGGAAGGTGACTCAAATGTGTTTTGCTGTGTTCCTCTGCTTTGCCCTGAGCTATGTCCCCTTCTTGCTGCTCAACATTCTGGATGCGAGAGTCCAGGCTCCCCGGGTGGTCCACATGCTTGCTGCCAACCTCACCTGGCTCAACGGTTGCATCAACCCTGTGCTGTATGCAGCCATGAACCGCCAATTCCGCCAAGCATATGCCTCCGTTTTAAAAAGAGGGCCCTGGAGTTTCCGTAGGCTCCATTAG